The proteins below come from a single Salinilacihabitans rarus genomic window:
- a CDS encoding polysaccharide deacetylase family protein, with protein sequence MKRRKYLAAATAAAVLAGCAGGEETDDPTNETDNDEESTNETDDEEESTSETDEETEESTGADVETFDDFEDLDAWETVMGSLSADEERYYDGSQSALLEAATGDQQVRIVRELDSTEDFSGMRPGLAMTAETTVDPVIQLIDDDGNRIDFRQELDGGLPMTRCNFGVAEVDGDPDLSEVAEIQIALWTGTEYEGRLWVDDLHFVPTPETGKVMLQFDGGYETDYTSALPLLDEYGYPATSFITTGRLRGDEEHDGDRLVEDHVGELADAGWTIASHTAHGTILTDPGERDREAEVADAKEWLEDEGFEDGARFFSYPGGQYDVETYELVEEYHDVAFAGRYPAQGYAANPLLCSRVTDPGPDEARRALDLTAEFGGITSLCYYRLDGGSRSALEAALAHLSDLEEAGEVEVITPTEFEEYMA encoded by the coding sequence ATGAAACGACGAAAGTACCTCGCGGCCGCCACGGCGGCCGCCGTTCTCGCTGGCTGTGCGGGCGGCGAAGAAACCGACGATCCGACGAACGAGACCGACAACGACGAGGAGTCGACGAACGAGACGGACGACGAGGAGGAGTCGACGAGCGAGACCGACGAGGAAACGGAGGAGTCGACCGGCGCGGACGTCGAGACGTTCGACGACTTCGAGGACCTCGACGCGTGGGAGACGGTGATGGGGTCGCTGTCGGCCGACGAGGAGCGTTACTACGACGGCTCGCAGTCCGCGCTGCTCGAAGCCGCGACCGGCGACCAGCAGGTCCGGATCGTCCGGGAACTCGACTCGACCGAGGACTTCTCGGGGATGCGTCCCGGCCTCGCGATGACCGCCGAGACGACCGTCGACCCGGTGATCCAGCTGATCGACGACGACGGGAACCGCATCGACTTCCGCCAGGAACTCGACGGGGGGCTGCCGATGACGCGGTGTAACTTCGGCGTCGCCGAGGTCGACGGCGACCCGGACCTGAGCGAGGTCGCCGAGATCCAGATCGCCCTCTGGACGGGGACGGAGTACGAGGGCCGCCTGTGGGTCGACGACCTCCACTTCGTCCCCACGCCCGAGACCGGGAAGGTGATGCTCCAGTTCGACGGGGGCTACGAGACCGACTACACGAGCGCCCTCCCGCTGCTCGATGAGTACGGCTACCCCGCGACGTCGTTCATCACGACGGGCCGACTCCGCGGGGACGAGGAGCACGACGGCGACCGCCTCGTCGAGGACCACGTCGGCGAACTCGCCGACGCGGGCTGGACGATCGCCAGCCACACCGCCCACGGGACGATCCTGACCGATCCCGGCGAGCGCGACCGCGAGGCGGAGGTCGCCGACGCCAAGGAGTGGCTCGAGGACGAGGGCTTCGAGGACGGCGCCCGGTTCTTCTCCTACCCCGGCGGGCAGTACGACGTCGAGACCTACGAACTGGTCGAGGAGTACCACGACGTCGCCTTCGCCGGCCGCTACCCCGCCCAGGGGTACGCCGCGAACCCCCTCCTGTGCTCGCGGGTCACCGATCCCGGACCCGACGAGGCCCGGCGCGCGCTCGACCTGACCGCGGAGTTCGGTGGGATCACCTCGCTCTGTTACTACCGGCTCGACGGCGGGTCGCGCTCGGCGCTGGAGGCGGCGCTCGCGCACCTGAGCGACCTGGAAGAGGCGGGAGAAGTCGAGGTGATCACGCCGACGGAGTTCGAGGAGTATATGGCCTGA
- a CDS encoding bacterio-opsin activator domain-containing protein, whose protein sequence is MTTIAEFELPAAETVLGTTFERAPAATCEMEQVIASDGYGLWFDGADRETVEAALDADETVREASLVSEGDDRWLFDVSFAADATDVFGLILSEGGTVLAASAADGRWHLRVRFVDREDASRLYDRLGEGRIGTNLVRLSELREQTPAACGLTAKQYETLLVALDHGYFTIPRETSMEELADELGVSHQALSERFRRAYRALVMTELNGTERSEPQTPDQPV, encoded by the coding sequence ATGACCACGATCGCAGAATTCGAGCTTCCGGCGGCGGAGACGGTGCTCGGGACGACGTTCGAGCGAGCGCCGGCGGCGACCTGCGAGATGGAGCAGGTGATCGCCTCCGACGGCTACGGGCTGTGGTTCGACGGGGCCGACCGCGAGACGGTCGAGGCGGCCCTCGACGCCGACGAGACGGTCCGGGAGGCGTCGCTGGTCAGCGAGGGCGACGACCGCTGGCTGTTCGACGTCTCGTTCGCCGCGGACGCGACCGACGTGTTCGGGCTGATCCTCTCGGAGGGCGGGACGGTGCTGGCGGCCTCGGCCGCCGACGGCCGCTGGCACCTCCGGGTGCGGTTCGTCGACCGCGAGGACGCCAGTCGGCTCTACGACCGCCTCGGGGAGGGACGGATCGGGACGAACCTCGTCCGGCTCTCGGAACTGCGCGAGCAGACGCCGGCGGCCTGCGGGCTCACGGCCAAACAGTACGAGACGCTGCTGGTCGCCCTCGATCACGGCTACTTCACGATCCCGCGCGAGACGTCGATGGAGGAACTCGCCGACGAACTCGGCGTCTCCCACCAGGCGCTCTCCGAGCGGTTCCGGCGGGCCTACCGCGCGCTCGTGATGACCGAACTGAACGGTACGGAACGAAGCGAGCCGCAGACGCCGGATCAGCCCGTCTGA
- a CDS encoding DUF7511 domain-containing protein: MTGTADVSDDSTVRQRPSPRAADGPIDLEAVVVRYDDRPDRCTLVPRGCPDERKLTTWYSANLTAFVDLGDAR, from the coding sequence ATGACCGGGACCGCCGACGTTTCCGACGACAGCACCGTTCGCCAGCGACCGTCCCCCCGCGCGGCCGACGGTCCGATCGACCTCGAAGCGGTCGTCGTACGCTACGACGACCGACCTGACCGCTGTACGCTCGTCCCCCGGGGGTGTCCGGACGAGCGGAAACTGACCACCTGGTACAGCGCGAACCTGACCGCGTTCGTCGACCTCGGCGACGCCCGGTGA
- a CDS encoding PadR family transcriptional regulator — translation MDQLTGFQRDLLYVIAGMDRPSGQEILDRINEYIDQPVTHGRLYPNLDALVEQELVEKGQLDRRTNYYALTPKGQRALEQRQEWVNQYVDV, via the coding sequence ATGGATCAGCTCACAGGCTTCCAACGCGACCTGCTGTACGTCATCGCGGGGATGGACCGTCCGTCCGGTCAGGAGATTCTCGACAGGATCAACGAGTACATCGACCAGCCGGTGACCCACGGCCGGCTCTACCCGAACCTCGACGCGCTCGTCGAGCAGGAACTCGTCGAGAAGGGGCAACTCGACCGCCGGACGAACTACTACGCGCTGACCCCGAAGGGGCAGCGAGCCCTCGAACAGCGACAGGAGTGGGTGAATCAGTACGTCGACGTCTAA
- a CDS encoding NUDIX hydrolase, which yields MSSDPLAWETLDRRVAYTCPGFDVVNERVRLPDGSETDFDYLSEPPSVCILPLTPDGDVVCIEEWRQAVDRVSYGLPAGGVEPDDGDLTAAARRELAEETGYEAGSLDSLVTVEPANGIADALLHVFVAADCRPTAEQRLDFNESIRVRPTPFEDLLAAVRDGAVRDGRTVLAVSYYRLFDDGA from the coding sequence ATGTCGAGCGATCCGCTCGCCTGGGAGACCCTCGACCGGCGAGTAGCGTACACCTGTCCGGGTTTCGACGTGGTTAACGAACGCGTTCGACTCCCCGACGGGAGCGAAACCGACTTCGATTACCTCTCCGAGCCACCGAGCGTCTGCATCCTCCCGTTGACGCCCGACGGCGACGTCGTCTGCATCGAGGAGTGGCGCCAGGCCGTCGACCGCGTCAGCTACGGGCTCCCCGCCGGCGGCGTCGAACCCGACGACGGCGACCTGACGGCGGCCGCCCGCCGGGAACTCGCCGAGGAGACGGGCTACGAGGCCGGGTCGCTCGACTCGCTGGTGACCGTCGAACCGGCCAACGGCATCGCCGACGCGCTCTTGCACGTCTTCGTCGCCGCCGACTGTCGGCCGACCGCGGAGCAACGGCTCGACTTCAACGAGAGCATCCGCGTCCGGCCGACGCCGTTCGAGGACCTCCTCGCGGCGGTCCGCGACGGCGCGGTCCGGGACGGCCGGACCGTGCTCGCGGTCTCGTACTACCGGCTGTTCGACGACGGCGCCTAA
- the tgtA gene encoding tRNA guanosine(15) transglycosylase TgtA produces the protein MREHFELRETDAGGRIGELYVPRADVTVETPALLPVINPNLRTIPPRRLADEFGAEILITNSYIVHGTDDLRERAREDGLHEVLDFPGAIMTDSGSFQLAEYGEIDVTTEEILAFQREIGSDIGTPVDIPTPPDVPRERAEAELETTNERLEVADAVETGDMLVSAPVQGSTYPDLREAAARHADATDLDVFPIGAVVPLMNDYRYDDVVDVVAAAKRGLGADAPVHLFGAGHPMMFALAVAAGCDLFDSAAYALYARDDRYLTVRGTRHLDDLEYLPCSCPVCTEYAPDDLRALPDEPREAELAAHNLHVTFAEIRRIKQAIRAGNLLELVEARARAHPTMLDGYRALLDHAAQLERTDPVSKGAFFYVSHESARRPEVLRHRERIERLSVPDSVFLTEGEPSSGDEYDASWRVVPPFGPFPRALSKTYPLTAEVPDRTDRAAVEAAAEGVARLVEANPGSEFALGHRGWHEAALALVPDSVALIDLTVDRV, from the coding sequence ATGCGCGAGCACTTCGAACTCCGGGAGACCGACGCCGGCGGGCGGATCGGCGAGCTGTACGTGCCGCGCGCGGACGTCACCGTCGAGACGCCCGCGCTCCTGCCCGTGATTAACCCGAATTTGCGGACGATCCCGCCACGTCGGCTCGCCGACGAGTTCGGCGCCGAGATTCTCATCACCAACTCCTACATCGTCCACGGCACCGACGACCTCCGGGAGCGGGCCCGCGAGGATGGCCTCCACGAGGTGCTCGACTTCCCCGGCGCGATCATGACCGACTCCGGCTCGTTCCAGCTCGCCGAGTACGGCGAGATCGACGTCACCACCGAGGAGATCCTCGCCTTCCAGCGCGAGATCGGCTCGGACATCGGCACGCCCGTCGACATCCCGACGCCGCCGGACGTCCCCCGCGAGCGCGCCGAAGCCGAACTCGAGACCACCAACGAGCGCCTCGAAGTCGCCGACGCGGTCGAGACGGGCGACATGCTCGTCAGCGCGCCCGTCCAGGGCTCGACCTACCCCGACCTGCGCGAGGCGGCGGCCCGTCACGCCGACGCGACCGACCTCGACGTCTTCCCGATCGGTGCGGTCGTCCCGCTGATGAACGACTACCGCTACGACGACGTGGTCGACGTCGTCGCCGCCGCCAAGCGCGGCCTCGGCGCCGACGCGCCCGTCCACCTCTTCGGCGCCGGCCACCCCATGATGTTCGCGCTCGCGGTCGCCGCGGGCTGTGACCTCTTCGACTCGGCGGCCTACGCGCTGTACGCCCGCGACGACCGGTACCTCACCGTCCGCGGCACCCGCCACCTCGACGACCTCGAGTACCTCCCCTGCTCGTGTCCCGTCTGCACCGAGTACGCCCCGGACGACCTCCGCGCCCTCCCGGACGAGCCGCGAGAGGCGGAACTCGCCGCGCACAACCTCCACGTCACCTTCGCCGAGATCCGCCGGATCAAGCAGGCGATCCGCGCCGGCAACCTGCTGGAACTCGTCGAGGCCCGCGCCCGCGCCCACCCGACGATGCTCGACGGCTACCGCGCGCTGCTCGATCACGCCGCCCAACTCGAACGCACCGACCCCGTCTCGAAGGGCGCGTTCTTCTACGTCTCCCACGAGAGCGCCCGCCGGCCCGAGGTGCTGCGCCACCGCGAGCGCATAGAGCGCCTTTCGGTCCCCGACTCGGTTTTTCTCACCGAGGGCGAGCCGTCGAGCGGCGACGAGTACGACGCGTCGTGGCGGGTCGTCCCGCCGTTTGGCCCCTTCCCGCGGGCGCTCTCGAAGACCTACCCGCTGACGGCGGAGGTGCCCGACCGGACCGACCGCGCGGCGGTCGAAGCCGCCGCGGAGGGGGTCGCCCGCCTCGTCGAGGCGAACCCCGGGAGCGAGTTCGCACTCGGCCACCGCGGCTGGCACGAGGCCGCGCTCGCGCTCGTCCCCGACTCGGTCGCCCTGATCGACCTCACCGTCGACCGCGTGTAG
- a CDS encoding TRAM domain-containing protein, whose amino-acid sequence MIGTGSLAIGLVVGVVAVAWALRRLRGRPSADERASARRHREAQARDPPVEIGDEFEAGVVDFSRHHSGERHAVCKVEGFVVFVEDVPDDLERADAIRAKVLSFNRGHTSATATFLGRA is encoded by the coding sequence ATGATCGGAACGGGATCGCTCGCGATCGGCCTCGTCGTCGGCGTCGTCGCGGTCGCGTGGGCGCTCCGGCGGCTCCGCGGCCGGCCGTCGGCCGACGAGCGCGCGTCCGCGCGCCGCCACCGCGAGGCGCAGGCGCGTGACCCGCCGGTCGAGATCGGCGACGAGTTCGAGGCGGGGGTCGTCGACTTCTCCCGGCACCACTCCGGCGAGCGCCACGCCGTCTGCAAGGTCGAGGGGTTCGTCGTCTTCGTCGAGGACGTTCCCGACGACCTCGAACGGGCGGACGCGATCCGCGCGAAGGTCCTCTCGTTCAACCGCGGGCACACCTCGGCGACGGCGACGTTCCTCGGACGGGCGTGA
- the arcS gene encoding archaeosine synthase subunit alpha — MTDYFEIHERDGAARLGELRLESPLSTPALVDDVLVDAGSLWSADREVPDGDESRLTVLPHRGFPGGTAAEVRESFAVDHPDVDYPSAAVISSESPADHGTDAYVVSDVQSIVGHGEALVEAVVRVREAIPADTALVCSGVATPRNVAVLAYAGVDAVDATRAVVKGTQGKYLTTEGEYFLEDLDELPCSCPACRGPREDFSREDCVEHNRNALAAELAVVRRRIRDGRLRDYVEGQARHEQWLTAAMRELDSQWSYLEERTPILRDAALDAATEDALRRVEIQRFADRVTTRYRNRFANPLVLVPCSARKPYSESQSHEQFHRAIQWRAHLVSITSPIGVVPQELETTYPAQHYDTVVTGRWSEDEKRFVSEALRRYLERNEYPRIVAHVPDEGYRDVVERVEAELDLDVEYTVPEGGHPTDDDSLSNLSAALSGELKYSKREREHNTVRAIADYLLGDGAGDALFDDVRTTSRYPRLQVRDADETQLATMVPQYGTLSFTLEGAERWVESDAPVKRVEIDGFVPHGSVLAPGVVDADEEIRVGDEVVVEGPKAFGVGRAEMFGREMVESTRGVACEIRHVEET, encoded by the coding sequence ATGACCGACTACTTCGAGATCCACGAGCGCGACGGGGCCGCGCGACTGGGCGAACTCCGCCTCGAGTCGCCGCTCTCGACCCCGGCGCTCGTCGACGACGTCCTCGTCGACGCCGGCAGCCTCTGGTCGGCCGACCGCGAGGTACCCGACGGCGACGAGTCGCGGCTCACGGTCCTCCCCCACCGCGGGTTCCCCGGCGGCACCGCCGCCGAGGTCCGCGAGTCGTTCGCCGTCGACCACCCCGACGTCGACTACCCGAGCGCGGCCGTGATTTCCAGCGAGTCGCCCGCGGATCACGGAACGGACGCCTACGTCGTCTCCGACGTCCAGTCGATCGTCGGCCACGGCGAGGCGCTCGTCGAGGCCGTCGTCCGGGTCCGCGAGGCGATTCCCGCCGACACCGCGCTCGTCTGCTCGGGCGTCGCGACCCCGCGGAACGTCGCCGTCCTCGCGTACGCCGGCGTCGACGCCGTCGACGCGACGCGGGCGGTCGTCAAAGGGACGCAGGGCAAGTACCTCACGACCGAGGGCGAGTACTTCCTCGAGGACCTCGACGAACTCCCCTGCTCGTGTCCGGCCTGCCGGGGTCCGCGCGAGGACTTCTCCCGCGAGGACTGCGTCGAACACAACCGCAACGCGCTCGCGGCCGAACTCGCGGTCGTCCGCCGCCGGATCCGCGACGGCCGCCTGCGCGACTACGTCGAGGGGCAGGCCCGCCACGAGCAGTGGCTCACGGCCGCGATGCGCGAACTCGACTCGCAGTGGTCCTACCTCGAAGAGCGCACGCCGATCCTCCGCGACGCCGCCCTCGACGCCGCCACCGAGGACGCCCTCCGGCGGGTGGAGATCCAGCGCTTTGCCGACCGGGTGACGACGCGCTACCGCAACCGCTTTGCGAACCCGCTCGTGCTCGTCCCGTGCTCGGCGCGGAAACCCTACAGCGAGTCCCAGAGCCACGAGCAGTTCCACCGCGCGATCCAGTGGCGCGCCCACCTCGTCTCGATCACGAGTCCCATCGGCGTCGTCCCGCAGGAACTCGAGACGACCTACCCCGCCCAGCACTACGACACCGTCGTCACGGGTCGGTGGTCGGAAGACGAGAAGCGGTTCGTAAGCGAGGCCCTCCGGCGCTACCTCGAACGCAACGAGTACCCGCGGATCGTCGCGCACGTCCCCGACGAGGGCTACCGCGACGTCGTCGAACGGGTCGAGGCGGAACTCGACCTCGACGTCGAGTACACCGTCCCCGAGGGCGGCCACCCCACGGACGACGACTCGCTATCGAACCTCTCGGCGGCGCTGTCGGGCGAACTCAAGTACTCGAAGCGCGAGCGCGAGCACAACACCGTCCGCGCGATCGCGGACTACCTGCTCGGCGACGGCGCGGGCGACGCCCTCTTCGACGACGTCCGGACGACGAGTCGCTATCCCCGCCTGCAGGTCCGCGACGCCGACGAGACCCAGCTCGCGACGATGGTCCCGCAGTACGGCACCCTCTCGTTCACGCTGGAGGGGGCCGAGCGCTGGGTCGAGAGCGACGCCCCGGTCAAGCGCGTCGAGATCGACGGCTTCGTCCCGCACGGCAGCGTCCTCGCGCCGGGGGTCGTCGACGCCGACGAGGAGATCCGGGTCGGCGACGAGGTGGTCGTCGAGGGGCCGAAGGCGTTCGGCGTCGGCCGCGCCGAGATGTTCGGCCGCGAGATGGTCGAGAGCACCCGCGGCGTCGCCTGCGAGATCCGCCACGTCGAGGAGACGTAA
- a CDS encoding HdeD family acid-resistance protein, with protein MSTVTPDADSPGYSLRTGWRTLALAGGIVALLGIAAMAFPFVSSISVAIGLAAVFLVSAVVHAAHAFTARGWRGRLWQLALAAITAIAAVVLLANPILGLASLTLLLVAYLIVDGAAELWMSARMAGESGRVGIAASGAISLVLAAMLWIGFPADAVWAIGLLVGVSLFVTGLSMAFVAYAGRAVDDTARAPAQPRGA; from the coding sequence ATGAGCACAGTTACTCCCGACGCCGACTCCCCCGGCTACTCACTCCGGACCGGCTGGCGCACCCTCGCGCTCGCCGGCGGTATCGTCGCCCTCCTCGGCATCGCCGCGATGGCGTTCCCGTTCGTCTCGAGCATCTCGGTCGCGATCGGACTCGCCGCGGTATTTCTCGTCTCGGCGGTCGTCCACGCGGCCCACGCGTTCACCGCCCGCGGCTGGCGCGGCAGGCTGTGGCAACTCGCGCTCGCGGCGATCACCGCCATTGCCGCCGTCGTCTTGCTCGCGAACCCGATCCTCGGCCTCGCGAGCCTGACGCTCCTGCTCGTCGCCTACCTGATCGTCGACGGCGCGGCGGAACTCTGGATGTCGGCCCGGATGGCCGGCGAGTCCGGCCGCGTCGGCATCGCCGCCAGCGGCGCGATCTCGCTCGTCCTGGCGGCGATGCTCTGGATCGGCTTCCCCGCCGACGCCGTGTGGGCGATCGGCCTGCTCGTCGGCGTGAGCCTGTTCGTGACCGGCCTCTCGATGGCGTTCGTCGCCTACGCGGGCCGCGCGGTCGACGACACCGCCCGGGCGCCGGCCCAGCCCCGCGGCGCCTGA
- a CDS encoding bacterio-opsin activator domain-containing protein, producing MTDANDDDELDVLLVEDNPGDARLIEEMLSDVRELPRRIDPERSTAGRPRIHRENRLADGLEYLEEHDPDVVLLDLNLPDSDGLETLEAVESADEEAPIVVLTGLRDQRTGIEAIGRGAEDYLVKDEVTSALLVRSIQHAIERKQQELERARRRRQLEALNRLNRIGQDVTHAVIRMSTREELEQVVCDRLAESDAYRFAWIGEVAPGRQQVTPTVSAGVEEGYLDEITVTVDNSPTARGPAGEAVRTKELQVVRDIETDPSFEPWREDARERGYRSSAAIPIVYGELLHGVLNVYAGTPDAFSETEVEVLARLGEIVGHAITALERKDALLTDAALELEFRVGGVAEPLVDLSAAEEGCLRFERLIRSGEDTLIYGSATDVPREPFAEAVERTDFLEEMRALTQGRTDYEFELIASREVPLFETVATHGGRVQSATVDDGEFRVVVELPQRSDTGQFIETVESAFAGVEYVAQRTIQRDENRLPEYATLERKLTEKQHAALETAVAAGYFEWPRTTSGKEVAERLDISPATFTQHLRAAERKFFEEVFGEAEESERSE from the coding sequence ACGACGACGAACTCGACGTCCTCCTCGTCGAGGACAACCCCGGCGACGCCCGCCTCATCGAGGAGATGCTGAGCGACGTCCGCGAACTCCCCCGGCGGATCGATCCGGAGCGGTCGACGGCGGGTCGTCCCCGAATCCACCGCGAGAACCGTCTGGCCGACGGCCTCGAGTACCTCGAGGAGCACGACCCGGACGTCGTCCTGCTCGACCTGAACCTGCCCGACAGCGACGGCCTCGAGACGCTGGAGGCCGTCGAGAGCGCGGACGAGGAGGCGCCGATCGTCGTCCTCACGGGCCTGCGCGACCAGCGGACCGGGATCGAGGCGATCGGACGGGGCGCCGAGGACTACCTCGTCAAAGACGAGGTGACGAGCGCGCTGCTCGTGCGCTCGATCCAGCACGCGATCGAGCGCAAGCAACAGGAACTCGAGCGCGCCCGCAGGCGCCGCCAGCTAGAGGCGCTCAACCGGCTCAACCGGATCGGACAGGACGTCACCCACGCCGTCATCCGGATGTCGACGCGGGAGGAGCTCGAACAGGTGGTCTGTGACCGCCTCGCGGAGTCGGACGCCTACCGGTTCGCCTGGATCGGCGAGGTGGCGCCCGGCCGACAGCAGGTGACGCCGACGGTCTCGGCCGGCGTCGAGGAGGGGTACCTCGACGAGATCACGGTCACGGTCGACAATAGCCCGACCGCACGCGGCCCCGCCGGGGAGGCGGTCCGCACGAAGGAACTGCAGGTCGTCCGCGACATCGAGACGGACCCGTCGTTCGAACCGTGGCGCGAGGACGCCCGAGAGCGGGGCTACCGGTCGTCGGCGGCGATCCCGATCGTCTACGGGGAGTTGCTCCACGGCGTGCTCAACGTCTACGCGGGCACGCCCGACGCGTTCTCCGAGACCGAAGTCGAGGTCCTCGCCCGACTGGGGGAGATCGTCGGCCACGCGATCACCGCGCTCGAACGCAAGGACGCGCTGCTGACGGACGCGGCGCTCGAACTCGAGTTCCGGGTCGGGGGCGTCGCGGAGCCGCTCGTCGACCTCTCGGCGGCCGAGGAGGGGTGCCTGCGGTTCGAGCGGCTGATCCGCAGCGGCGAGGACACGCTGATCTACGGCTCGGCGACGGACGTCCCGCGGGAGCCGTTCGCGGAGGCCGTCGAGCGAACCGACTTCCTCGAGGAGATGCGCGCGCTCACGCAGGGGCGGACCGACTACGAGTTCGAACTGATCGCCTCGCGGGAGGTGCCGCTGTTCGAGACGGTCGCGACCCACGGCGGCCGGGTGCAGTCGGCGACCGTCGACGACGGCGAGTTCCGGGTCGTGGTCGAACTCCCCCAGCGCAGCGACACGGGCCAGTTCATCGAGACGGTCGAGAGCGCGTTCGCGGGCGTCGAGTACGTCGCCCAGCGGACGATCCAGCGCGACGAGAACCGGCTCCCGGAGTACGCGACCCTCGAACGGAAGCTCACGGAGAAACAACACGCCGCCCTCGAGACGGCCGTCGCGGCGGGGTACTTCGAGTGGCCGCGGACGACGAGCGGCAAGGAGGTCGCCGAGCGACTGGACATCTCGCCGGCGACGTTCACCCAGCACCTCCGGGCGGCCGAGCGGAAGTTCTTCGAGGAGGTCTTCGGCGAGGCCGAGGAGAGCGAACGCTCGGAGTAA